The nucleotide window TTTCCCGGCACGCCACTACGTAATCCCGGATTCTGAAAAGCAAAGGGCTCTTAGGCAAATCAGGCAGGAACTTGAGGAAACCCTGCCGTCCCTTGGGCCCCTTGAGGCGGAAAGGCTTGCAAAACGGACAAAGTATGACCTTGAGATGATAGAGCAGCTTGGCTACTGCAACGGCATAGAAAACTACTCGCGCCACTTTGACAACCGAACGGCCGGGCAGCCGCCATATTGCCTTCTTGACTTTTTGCCGCAGGATGCGCTAATTGTCATTGACGAATCGCATGTCACAATTCCACAGCTCCATGGGATGTACAAGGGCGACTATTCAAGGAAAAAGGCCCTTATTGAAAACGGCTTTAGGCTGCCATCAGCCTTTGACAACCGCCCTCTCAAATGGGAGGAGGCTGAAAACTATTTCAAGAAAAACGTGATATTTGTTTCAGCGACACCTGATGACTACGAAAAGTCGGCAAGCGCGCAGGTTGTGGAGCAGCTTGTGCGGCCCACGGGCCTTCTTGACCCAATCATCTCGGTCCGGCAGGTTGAGGGCCAAATCGCGGATTTGCTAAACGAGGTGAAAACGAGGGCTGTAAAAAACGAGCGGGTGCTTGTGACAACCCTGACAAAGCGCATGGCAGAAGACCTGACTGATTTTATCGCACAAAAAGGTGTACGGGTCCGCTATCTGCACTCCGAAGTTGAGAACCTGCAGCGAACAGAGCTGATACGCCAGTTGCGCCTTGGGGAGTTTGACTGCCTTGTAGGAATAAACCTGCTTCGCGAAGGGCTAGACATACCTGAGGTTTCACTTGTCGCAATCCTGGATGCCGACAAGGAAGGATTTTTAAGAAACTCCACAAGTCTTATACAGACAATGGGGCGGGCTGCAAGAAATGCAAACGGCACTGTAATCATGTATGCCGGGCAAATGACAGGTGGCATGAAGCAGGCGATAGAGGAGACAAACAGGCGACGGGCTGTGCAAGAGGCATTCAACAAGGAGCACGGAATCACGCCTCGCACTATAATAAAAGCAATCGCTAAATCGCAAGTAAGGCTTGGCGAAGGCAAGCACATGGCGACAAGCCAGCTTAGTGAAATGGCAATTAATGTTGAGGCTGAAATGAAGCGGGCAAGTGAGGAGCTGGACTTTGAGCGGGCAATTGAGCTTCGCGACCGCTTGGCTGAGATAACCAGGGTTTTGTCGGAAAAAGGCAGCATGGCGCTTAAAACCAAGGGCAAAAAGAAACAGCGCGAATTCGGCGGCGAGTAAAGGCTAAGAAAAGGCGCGCTTCGCAAAGAAATTTAAGCCTGCGATGCGCCACTTACCTCATGGGGACAAGCCGAAGGCAAAAAGAGCCCAAAATGCGCACCAACCCGTTCACGGAGCTTGAGACTGCGCCACCAGACCATGCAGCTGTTTCACTTTATGGGCAAAAACCAAT belongs to Candidatus Parvarchaeota archaeon and includes:
- the uvrB gene encoding excinuclease ABC subunit UvrB — its product is MSYQLCADYKPTGDQPQAIEKLINAINSHGGAGIRQTLLGVTGSGKTYTIANVIAKTGKSALIISHNKTLAAQLYSEFCNYFPKNRVGYFVSYYDYYQPESYIPQTDTYIEKTAQVNEKIEQMRLAATANLMSGEPCITIATVSCIYGIGSPKEWRDMSADLSIGQRITKQQLIKKILDIQYQRNDISLTPGTFRSKGDIVEVALGYSGDIIRISFEDDTIEKISVLDPLTFEKLRTIGHITIFPARHYVIPDSEKQRALRQIRQELEETLPSLGPLEAERLAKRTKYDLEMIEQLGYCNGIENYSRHFDNRTAGQPPYCLLDFLPQDALIVIDESHVTIPQLHGMYKGDYSRKKALIENGFRLPSAFDNRPLKWEEAENYFKKNVIFVSATPDDYEKSASAQVVEQLVRPTGLLDPIISVRQVEGQIADLLNEVKTRAVKNERVLVTTLTKRMAEDLTDFIAQKGVRVRYLHSEVENLQRTELIRQLRLGEFDCLVGINLLREGLDIPEVSLVAILDADKEGFLRNSTSLIQTMGRAARNANGTVIMYAGQMTGGMKQAIEETNRRRAVQEAFNKEHGITPRTIIKAIAKSQVRLGEGKHMATSQLSEMAINVEAEMKRASEELDFERAIELRDRLAEITRVLSEKGSMALKTKGKKKQREFGGE